The Triticum dicoccoides isolate Atlit2015 ecotype Zavitan chromosome 6A, WEW_v2.0, whole genome shotgun sequence genome has a window encoding:
- the LOC119317108 gene encoding uncharacterized protein LOC119317108 isoform X1, with protein sequence MPSPPPSLSSLCRCLCFLLTILFLLSSARSSLEEARALSVGDELVGETIPLRYGRRLYRLAELRPPAWYEIKISYPTSIPSSFSIRLVNGPNAVEDLGSKNRRLLNTEKIIFKAERTRPVYVLVMVEPEGVVAKPNVPERELALFNIVCDELLLGIPHFAWWVGTAALICIVLASIAPYFLPLHKLLNYEAAELSSVDAAKLS encoded by the exons ATGCCATCTCCGCCGCCTTCACTCTCATCGCTATGCCGCTGCCTGTGCTTCCTCCTGACCATCCTCTTCCTGCTCTCCTCCGCGCGCAG CAGCCTGGAGGAGGCCAGGGCCCTTAGCGTCGGCGATGAGCTGGTGGGCGAGACCATCCCGCTTCGCTACGGCCGGAGGCTCTACAGGCTCGCCGAGCTACGGCCGCCCGCGTGGTACGAAATCAAGATCTCCTATCCGACCTCC ATACCGTCCAGCTTCTCGATTCGCCTCGTGAACGGTCCTAATGCCGTTGAGGATTTGGGGAGTAAGAACAGGAGGTTGCTCAACACGGAGAAGATAATTTTCAAGGCTGAGAGGACCAGGCCG GTTTATGTTCTTGTCATGGTGGAGCCTGAGGGTGTGGTTGCAAAGCCAAATGTGCCAGAGCGAGAGCTTGCCCTGTTCAACATTG TTTGCGACGAACTTTTGCTCGGGATCCCACATTTTGCCTGGTGGGTGGGAACTGCAGCATTAATTTGCATTGTGTTGGCATCAATAGCACCATATTTCCTCCCGCTGCACAAGCTACTTAACTATGAAGCTGCAGAATTGAGCAGCGTTGATGCAGCTAAGCTTTCCTGA
- the LOC119317108 gene encoding uncharacterized protein LOC119317108 isoform X2 — translation MPSPPPSLSSLCRCLCFLLTILFLLSSARSLEEARALSVGDELVGETIPLRYGRRLYRLAELRPPAWYEIKISYPTSIPSSFSIRLVNGPNAVEDLGSKNRRLLNTEKIIFKAERTRPVYVLVMVEPEGVVAKPNVPERELALFNIVCDELLLGIPHFAWWVGTAALICIVLASIAPYFLPLHKLLNYEAAELSSVDAAKLS, via the exons ATGCCATCTCCGCCGCCTTCACTCTCATCGCTATGCCGCTGCCTGTGCTTCCTCCTGACCATCCTCTTCCTGCTCTCCTCCGCGCGCAG CCTGGAGGAGGCCAGGGCCCTTAGCGTCGGCGATGAGCTGGTGGGCGAGACCATCCCGCTTCGCTACGGCCGGAGGCTCTACAGGCTCGCCGAGCTACGGCCGCCCGCGTGGTACGAAATCAAGATCTCCTATCCGACCTCC ATACCGTCCAGCTTCTCGATTCGCCTCGTGAACGGTCCTAATGCCGTTGAGGATTTGGGGAGTAAGAACAGGAGGTTGCTCAACACGGAGAAGATAATTTTCAAGGCTGAGAGGACCAGGCCG GTTTATGTTCTTGTCATGGTGGAGCCTGAGGGTGTGGTTGCAAAGCCAAATGTGCCAGAGCGAGAGCTTGCCCTGTTCAACATTG TTTGCGACGAACTTTTGCTCGGGATCCCACATTTTGCCTGGTGGGTGGGAACTGCAGCATTAATTTGCATTGTGTTGGCATCAATAGCACCATATTTCCTCCCGCTGCACAAGCTACTTAACTATGAAGCTGCAGAATTGAGCAGCGTTGATGCAGCTAAGCTTTCCTGA